One genomic segment of Thioclava sp. GXIMD2076 includes these proteins:
- a CDS encoding c-type cytochrome — protein sequence MRLLTLATVFTALATSAFAQSDADLVKQGEYIARAADCTACHTAPVDGKPFSGGYKISSPMGPIIATNITPSKDYGIGTWSEDEFAKAIRQGVTPDGTHLYPAMPYPSYAKMTDADVKALYTYLMQGVDPVDAAPAEKTDLPFPFNQRALMIGWNMLFSPKPGWTAPDGLSDQEARGAYLVDALEHCSTCHTPRGLMMNEKQSEYLGGGSLGSWRAPNITPDKATGIGDWSNEDIVAYLRNGFAKGHGSAAGPMAEAVEHSLSKLKDDDLEAIAAYLKKVPAVQSAIDVAASPAVQEVPITSYETADWQGNPDHADALADHSTTDGAKLYNSACAACHGVDGQGAPDGRFPSLSKSAPVTSKDPSNLVMTIAEGISRHDATGYSVMPNFRNDLDDGQIAALAKYVQTNFGGTDPKLDKAAVDTIRSGGEVPWIVKNAAWMTWAGIIIAVIVILGLIGVFRRARRRQV from the coding sequence ATGCGTCTGCTTACTCTTGCAACGGTGTTTACGGCTCTGGCCACCAGCGCCTTCGCGCAATCGGATGCCGATCTGGTGAAACAGGGCGAATATATCGCCCGCGCCGCCGACTGCACCGCCTGTCACACGGCGCCCGTCGATGGCAAACCCTTCTCGGGCGGCTACAAGATCTCCTCGCCGATGGGGCCGATCATCGCCACCAATATCACGCCTTCCAAGGACTATGGCATCGGCACCTGGTCCGAGGACGAATTCGCCAAGGCCATCCGTCAGGGTGTGACGCCCGATGGCACCCATCTCTATCCGGCCATGCCCTACCCGTCCTATGCCAAGATGACGGATGCGGATGTGAAGGCGCTCTATACCTACCTGATGCAGGGCGTTGATCCGGTAGATGCAGCCCCTGCCGAGAAAACCGACCTGCCCTTCCCCTTCAACCAGCGCGCGCTGATGATCGGCTGGAACATGCTCTTCTCGCCCAAGCCTGGCTGGACGGCACCGGACGGCCTGTCGGATCAGGAAGCACGCGGCGCCTATCTGGTGGATGCGCTCGAACATTGCAGCACCTGCCACACCCCGCGCGGGCTGATGATGAACGAGAAACAGTCCGAATATCTGGGCGGTGGCTCGCTGGGAAGCTGGCGTGCCCCCAATATCACGCCCGACAAGGCCACCGGGATTGGCGACTGGTCGAACGAGGATATCGTCGCCTATCTGAGAAACGGCTTTGCCAAAGGGCATGGATCGGCCGCAGGTCCGATGGCCGAAGCGGTCGAGCACTCGCTCAGCAAGCTGAAGGATGACGATCTGGAAGCGATCGCGGCCTATCTCAAGAAAGTGCCTGCGGTGCAATCGGCCATTGATGTGGCGGCCTCCCCCGCCGTGCAGGAAGTGCCGATCACGAGCTACGAGACCGCCGATTGGCAGGGCAATCCCGACCATGCCGATGCACTGGCCGATCACAGCACGACCGATGGGGCGAAGCTCTACAATTCGGCCTGTGCCGCCTGTCACGGTGTCGATGGTCAGGGCGCACCCGACGGACGTTTCCCGAGCCTGTCGAAATCGGCCCCTGTGACCTCGAAAGATCCCTCGAACCTCGTGATGACCATTGCCGAAGGCATCAGCCGTCACGATGCGACGGGCTATTCGGTCATGCCGAACTTCAGGAACGATCTTGATGACGGCCAGATCGCGGCCCTTGCCAAGTATGTCCAGACGAATTTCGGCGGCACCGATCCGAAGCTGGACAAGGCCGCCGTGGACACCATCCGCTCGGGCGGCGAGGTGCCGTGGATCGTGAAGAACGCCGCATGGATGACATGGGCGGGCATCATCATCGCGGTGATCGTGATCCTTGGATTGATCGGTGTTTTCCGCCGCGCGCGCCGCAGACAGGTCTGA
- a CDS encoding GMC family oxidoreductase, giving the protein MANDYDADVIVIGSGTVGANAAYELAKQGKSVLMLEAGVRIPRWRLIEAFRNSPRRTDYNGPYPDEPWAHTSASHDYVENDGDFPMIANFLKLVGGSTWHWGGATWRFIPDDFKMQSTYGVGRDWPIEYSDLEPWYVKAEYEIGVAGNMKEDQSGVRKGETWPPRSKDFPMPAQKNSYMLDTFKSRIEPLGFDVVAEPSAMMSGNYRGRPGCVGNNNCAPVCPIGANYSGVFHADLAVEAGVKLMTNTTVTQIEKGPDGKIAAVKWKSSKGDEGRLTAKVFVLAAHGYESAKLMITSEVGNSSDMVGRNLMPHLGLGFDFFSEDPVWPGRGPIQQGAIFSYRDGPTRSQHSGMKHAVNNFVPNEAMTKRLLKKGVLGSELDARIKHDSARYMSLYSMFETLPDPANRVQPGPHKDALGQPNLRITYAVDDYARGAIDPCINDYQQFVSAMNGEVLNMSRDLANHDHIMGTVIMGDKATDSVVDKDCRSWDHENLFVVSTGNLPSSSVVNPTLTAVALAIRAADTIAKEV; this is encoded by the coding sequence ATGGCTAATGACTATGATGCCGATGTGATTGTCATCGGTTCCGGCACGGTAGGGGCGAATGCCGCCTACGAGCTGGCCAAGCAAGGCAAATCCGTTCTGATGCTCGAGGCGGGCGTGCGCATTCCGCGCTGGCGCCTGATCGAGGCCTTCCGCAATTCTCCCCGCCGCACCGATTATAACGGCCCCTATCCGGACGAGCCCTGGGCGCATACCTCGGCCTCGCATGACTATGTCGAGAATGATGGCGACTTCCCGATGATCGCCAACTTCCTCAAACTGGTGGGCGGCTCGACTTGGCACTGGGGCGGCGCGACATGGCGCTTCATCCCCGATGACTTCAAGATGCAATCCACCTATGGTGTGGGCCGCGACTGGCCTATCGAATATAGCGATCTCGAGCCGTGGTATGTGAAGGCCGAGTACGAGATTGGCGTCGCAGGCAATATGAAGGAAGACCAGTCTGGCGTGCGCAAGGGAGAGACATGGCCTCCGCGCTCCAAAGATTTCCCGATGCCCGCGCAGAAAAACAGCTACATGCTGGACACCTTCAAAAGCCGGATCGAGCCTCTGGGCTTTGATGTGGTGGCCGAGCCCTCGGCCATGATGAGCGGTAATTACCGTGGCCGTCCGGGCTGTGTAGGCAACAACAACTGCGCCCCTGTCTGCCCGATCGGCGCGAATTATTCCGGCGTCTTCCACGCCGATCTCGCCGTCGAGGCGGGCGTCAAGCTGATGACCAACACCACCGTGACCCAGATCGAGAAAGGTCCAGATGGCAAGATTGCCGCCGTCAAATGGAAATCGTCCAAAGGGGACGAAGGCCGCCTGACCGCGAAGGTCTTCGTGCTGGCCGCCCATGGCTATGAAAGCGCCAAGCTGATGATCACCTCCGAGGTCGGCAATTCCAGCGATATGGTCGGGCGCAACCTGATGCCACACCTTGGCCTGGGCTTTGACTTCTTCTCGGAAGATCCGGTCTGGCCGGGCCGTGGCCCGATCCAGCAAGGCGCGATCTTCAGCTATCGCGACGGCCCGACACGTTCGCAGCATTCGGGCATGAAACACGCGGTCAACAACTTCGTCCCGAACGAGGCGATGACCAAACGCCTGCTGAAAAAAGGCGTTCTGGGCTCCGAGCTGGACGCGCGTATCAAACATGACAGCGCCCGCTATATGAGCCTCTATTCGATGTTCGAGACGCTGCCTGATCCGGCCAACCGCGTGCAACCGGGGCCGCATAAGGACGCGCTCGGCCAACCCAATTTGCGCATCACCTATGCGGTGGACGACTACGCCCGTGGCGCGATCGACCCCTGTATCAACGACTATCAGCAGTTTGTCAGCGCGATGAATGGCGAGGTGCTCAACATGTCACGCGATCTGGCCAACCATGACCATATCATGGGCACGGTCATCATGGGCGACAAGGCAACGGACTCGGTCGTGGACAAGGACTGCCGCAGCTGGGATCACGAGAACCTCTTCGTGGTCAGCACCGGTAACCTGCCCTCCTCGTCGGTGGTCAACCCGACGCTGACCGCCGTGGCGCTGGCAATCCGCGCCGCCGACACCATCGCGAAGGAGGTCTGA
- a CDS encoding sugar dehydrogenase complex small subunit: MNKTKCRTDKAEAPAASKELSGMDRRNFLITSAVAGFVAASGTGLGLSRAMAATADGAAGFGTISAFVTRQKGFDPKLVERAYDQLVELDPSFDTKVVTLSDAIKSADIEDIDAFLATSPDQDLRETMTTITAVWYLGYTGTPDPSQEKDDAKFVTYRDALMWKPTGNTTPIPTYSQHKQNYWAEPPTADDIK; this comes from the coding sequence TTGAACAAGACCAAATGTCGCACCGATAAAGCCGAGGCTCCGGCTGCATCGAAAGAGCTTTCCGGCATGGACCGACGCAACTTCTTGATCACCTCTGCGGTCGCGGGATTTGTGGCGGCATCGGGCACCGGACTGGGCCTGAGCCGTGCAATGGCGGCCACCGCGGACGGGGCGGCGGGTTTTGGCACGATCAGCGCTTTCGTGACCCGGCAGAAGGGCTTCGACCCCAAGCTGGTCGAGCGCGCCTATGACCAGCTGGTCGAGCTGGATCCGAGCTTCGACACCAAGGTCGTTACCCTGTCGGATGCGATCAAATCCGCCGATATCGAGGATATCGACGCCTTCCTTGCAACCAGTCCCGATCAGGATCTGCGCGAGACCATGACCACGATCACCGCCGTCTGGTATCTGGGCTATACCGGCACGCCCGATCCGTCGCAGGAAAAGGATGACGCGAAATTCGTCACCTATCGCGATGCGCTGATGTGGAAGCCCACCGGCAATACCACTCCGATCCCGACCTACTCGCAGCACAAGCAGAATTACTGGGCCGAGCCGCCCACCGCTGACGACATCAAGTGA
- a CDS encoding FUSC family protein: MPQPSIPAAPGSLIYRLARRLEGYSIGMVPEFIGVAEGLRASLAFAAMVLTAVASGEPKLLWAAFAAFWVCLCDPGGRDRTRFRAMGAFVAAGTLAAFLGAASAGLGPIYACLTLIPIIFLPALGGTFGPAGAQSGTLICVVGGVAVGFPSSPIASLHLAGAFLIGGIWALVFSFWIWRLRSQSPARRAIASVFARLSEMNAAMAARLGQQEILGAAEPEYRRALRAAIERARSTILGVGNGQTQFMAELGTADRIFAAMIALDHMLSEPLAPTEEAPLREQLARIGALLSEAQMQAMTRHPNPDRLVWEAEDLRRAAERGGAQSQAVVSAVAEAFLRLAEHLRGEPPETQAPQSDRTPRPSWRNIPDPILRHALRLTVAVVATYLICVTLEMQYFYWATMATIVVLQPALSTTWPRMLERVLGSIAGGLLAAGLLALGPGQLTLLAVIIPTSALTIAFKRVNYTIFTIGVSALFVLVTELLMPDHGIALSRALDNILGSAIAFVVGATLWPGRAEPYFRDILARAVQANMDYAAASVGSTGLPEPVDRLRRQAGLESTHAETVRQRKMMEGRRSADQLDKAARVLGALRVLAGAVTGHALLAPEPDPEKARALEETARSFAQAIRHDVGAALPPLPPQTTETDLRKALELLHSQLDEYLTR, from the coding sequence ATGCCCCAGCCCTCCATCCCTGCCGCCCCAGGCTCGTTGATCTACCGCCTCGCGCGGCGGCTCGAGGGATATTCGATCGGCATGGTCCCCGAATTCATAGGCGTCGCCGAGGGCTTGCGCGCCTCGCTGGCCTTTGCCGCAATGGTGCTGACGGCGGTGGCCAGTGGCGAGCCGAAGCTCCTCTGGGCCGCCTTTGCCGCCTTCTGGGTCTGCCTATGCGACCCGGGCGGGCGCGACCGCACCCGTTTCCGCGCGATGGGAGCCTTTGTGGCGGCAGGCACATTGGCGGCTTTCCTTGGCGCGGCAAGCGCAGGCCTCGGGCCGATCTATGCCTGCCTGACGCTGATCCCGATCATCTTCCTGCCCGCCCTTGGCGGCACATTCGGCCCCGCAGGCGCGCAGTCGGGCACGCTGATCTGCGTGGTGGGCGGCGTGGCCGTGGGCTTTCCCAGCTCGCCAATCGCCTCCCTGCATCTGGCCGGCGCATTTCTCATAGGCGGCATCTGGGCGCTGGTCTTCAGCTTCTGGATCTGGCGGCTGCGCTCGCAAAGTCCGGCTCGGCGCGCGATCGCCTCGGTCTTTGCCCGGCTTTCCGAGATGAACGCAGCCATGGCCGCGCGGCTGGGCCAGCAGGAGATCCTGGGCGCCGCCGAACCCGAATACCGCCGCGCCCTGCGCGCAGCCATCGAACGGGCGCGCAGCACCATCCTGGGCGTGGGCAATGGCCAGACCCAGTTCATGGCCGAACTGGGTACCGCCGACCGGATCTTTGCCGCGATGATCGCGCTCGACCACATGCTGAGCGAGCCGCTTGCACCCACCGAAGAAGCACCGCTGCGCGAACAGCTTGCGCGGATCGGGGCGCTGCTGTCGGAGGCGCAGATGCAGGCGATGACCCGCCACCCCAATCCCGACCGGCTGGTCTGGGAGGCCGAAGACCTGCGCCGTGCGGCAGAACGCGGCGGCGCACAATCGCAGGCCGTGGTCAGCGCGGTTGCAGAGGCCTTCCTGCGTCTGGCCGAGCATCTGCGCGGCGAGCCCCCCGAGACCCAAGCGCCGCAATCGGACCGCACGCCCCGCCCCAGCTGGCGCAACATTCCTGACCCGATCCTGCGCCACGCCCTGCGGCTGACGGTTGCAGTGGTGGCGACCTACCTGATCTGCGTGACACTCGAGATGCAGTATTTCTACTGGGCCACGATGGCGACTATCGTCGTGCTGCAGCCCGCGCTCTCGACCACATGGCCGCGTATGCTGGAACGGGTTCTGGGCTCGATCGCGGGCGGCCTTCTGGCCGCGGGCCTGCTGGCGCTCGGTCCGGGGCAGCTGACGCTGCTGGCCGTGATTATCCCGACCTCGGCGCTCACCATCGCTTTCAAACGGGTGAATTACACCATCTTCACCATAGGGGTCAGCGCGCTTTTCGTTCTGGTGACAGAGTTGCTGATGCCCGATCACGGCATTGCCCTGTCGCGCGCGCTCGATAATATCCTGGGCTCGGCCATCGCGTTCGTCGTGGGCGCCACCCTCTGGCCGGGCCGTGCCGAACCCTATTTCCGCGATATTCTGGCGCGTGCCGTGCAGGCCAATATGGACTATGCGGCGGCCTCGGTCGGCAGCACCGGCCTGCCCGAACCCGTTGACCGGCTGCGCCGGCAGGCGGGGCTCGAAAGCACCCATGCCGAGACCGTGCGCCAGCGCAAGATGATGGAGGGGCGGCGTTCGGCCGATCAGCTGGACAAGGCCGCCCGCGTTCTGGGCGCGCTCAGGGTGCTGGCAGGCGCCGTAACCGGCCATGCCCTGCTGGCCCCCGAACCCGATCCGGAGAAAGCCCGTGCGCTCGAAGAAACGGCCAGAAGCTTCGCGCAAGCCATTCGCCATGATGTAGGGGCGGCTTTGCCTCCCCTGCCGCCGCAGACCACCGAGACCGATCTGCGCAAGGCGCTGGAGCTTTTGCATAGCCAGCTCGACGAATATCTGACACGTTAA
- the rimK gene encoding 30S ribosomal protein S6--L-glutamate ligase: MTQVPLQMGWEEWLALPGLGVPAILAKVDTGARTSALHASGIEITGTAEAPMVRFTLQPVPENDAIAVQCECPLLDRRDVTSSNGETEQRYVIGTDVEVGGARWPIEITLTDRSTMASRMLLGRQALGDHVTVLPAERRLQAELDYTGYTVPAPDDQARPSLRIAILTREDNFTTQRLVEEGRARGHKVDAIDTTRCYMAINTLAPEIYYDGRKLPRYDAVIPRIGASITPYGAAVLRQFETLGTYCVNGSHGIMASRDKLWAHQILVGAGIGMPDTAFAASPKDTTNLIELVGNAPLIVKLLASTQGKGVVLAETRKAAESVISAFRGLKANFLVQHFVREAAGEDIRCLVIGGKVVAAMKRKGAEGEFRSNLHQGGTGEVVKITQQERRMAVKAARSFGLGVAGVDLLRAYDGPKVLEVNSSPGFQGIEAVAGKNIAALLYREIEQRKAVPRKA; the protein is encoded by the coding sequence ATGACACAGGTTCCGTTGCAGATGGGGTGGGAGGAATGGCTGGCATTGCCCGGGCTCGGGGTGCCTGCGATATTGGCCAAGGTGGACACAGGCGCGCGGACATCGGCGCTGCATGCGTCTGGCATCGAGATTACCGGCACGGCCGAGGCGCCGATGGTGCGTTTCACCCTGCAGCCCGTGCCGGAAAATGACGCGATTGCAGTGCAGTGTGAATGCCCGCTTCTGGACCGGCGCGATGTGACCTCGTCGAATGGCGAGACCGAGCAGCGCTATGTGATCGGCACAGATGTCGAGGTGGGCGGCGCCCGCTGGCCGATCGAGATTACGCTGACCGACCGCTCGACCATGGCCAGCCGAATGCTGCTGGGCCGGCAGGCTCTGGGAGATCATGTAACGGTGCTGCCTGCCGAGCGGCGGTTGCAGGCCGAGCTGGATTATACGGGCTACACCGTGCCCGCGCCTGATGATCAGGCCCGTCCGAGCCTGCGGATAGCCATCCTTACACGCGAGGATAACTTCACCACCCAGCGTCTGGTCGAGGAGGGCCGCGCGCGGGGCCACAAGGTCGATGCGATCGACACAACGCGCTGCTATATGGCGATCAACACGCTCGCGCCCGAGATCTATTATGACGGGCGCAAACTGCCGCGCTATGATGCGGTGATCCCGCGGATCGGCGCATCCATCACCCCTTACGGGGCGGCGGTGCTGCGCCAGTTCGAAACGCTGGGCACCTATTGCGTGAACGGCTCGCACGGGATTATGGCCTCGCGTGACAAGCTCTGGGCGCATCAGATCCTTGTGGGCGCAGGGATCGGGATGCCCGACACCGCCTTTGCGGCCTCGCCCAAGGATACCACCAACCTGATCGAACTGGTGGGCAATGCACCGCTGATCGTGAAGCTTCTGGCCTCGACGCAGGGCAAGGGTGTGGTGCTGGCCGAAACGCGCAAGGCCGCAGAAAGCGTGATCTCGGCGTTCCGCGGGCTGAAGGCCAATTTCCTCGTGCAGCATTTCGTGCGAGAGGCGGCGGGCGAGGATATCCGCTGTCTGGTGATCGGCGGCAAAGTCGTGGCCGCGATGAAGCGCAAGGGGGCGGAGGGCGAGTTCCGCTCGAACCTGCATCAGGGTGGCACGGGCGAGGTGGTGAAGATCACCCAGCAGGAGCGCCGCATGGCGGTGAAGGCCGCGCGCAGTTTCGGGCTCGGCGTGGCAGGGGTAGACCTTCTGCGCGCCTATGACGGTCCGAAGGTGCTGGAGGTCAACTCCTCCCCCGGTTTTCAGGGGATCGAGGCGGTGGCGGGCAAGAATATCGCAGCCCTTCTCTATCGTGAGATCGAGCAGCGCAAAGCCGTTCCCCGCAAGGCCTGA
- a CDS encoding cell wall hydrolase: MVLSAFLAGCGIGPRATPQECMERAMYFESNRSSRDGMIAVGSVVMNRVRSPDFPNTVCGVVMQKNQFARGIMSRKMNLDSAPYIRAAARSVLRGERHPYIGNSLYFHTATYRARYNNINYVLTTGGNAFYEKRRPEDVTAPVPLPALEGVTGY; the protein is encoded by the coding sequence CTGGTGCTGAGCGCATTTCTGGCAGGCTGCGGCATAGGTCCGCGTGCCACCCCGCAGGAATGCATGGAACGGGCGATGTATTTCGAATCCAACCGCTCCAGCCGCGACGGGATGATCGCCGTCGGTTCGGTGGTGATGAACCGCGTCCGCTCGCCCGATTTCCCGAATACGGTCTGCGGTGTCGTGATGCAGAAAAACCAGTTCGCCCGCGGCATCATGAGCCGCAAGATGAATCTCGACAGCGCGCCCTATATCCGCGCGGCAGCGCGCTCGGTGCTGCGCGGCGAGCGTCACCCCTATATCGGCAACTCGTTGTATTTCCACACCGCAACCTATCGCGCGCGCTACAACAATATCAATTATGTGCTGACCACAGGCGGTAACGCCTTCTACGAGAAGCGCCGCCCCGAAGACGTGACGGCTCCCGTGCCGCTCCCCGCCCTTGAAGGCGTCACCGGCTACTGA